One part of the Phycisphaeraceae bacterium genome encodes these proteins:
- a CDS encoding tetratricopeptide repeat protein produces the protein MSDSANKPVESGEPQSAGPRTPNLRALRPFALMTVAGGLLAAGVVAAFLNKPKADPTAPLKEARALIEKSQFKEAVAVLNERMVPVVNSGTVGPELQAEMLRMRADASFRWQEAGGIDVDENNRQIVADYERVEKLGGTLSPQEVFQTGWAQTSLGEFTAAARRAKSLPDSERPLRHRIVRRLVDSDLARGGGGSALTLDLLTDLLAEPAIEENERAWGVAKQAQLMLAEGRADEAIGKLLRELQRIEHAPARQRAELLALLGRAYMTTDDNAAALRQLELADGMLDPADPMRGDIGVMIGRIIEVTGGDRQEAIDRYRSVVSDFGKSRAALPAKLGIARLLRVQGQNEEAITTFREVVMAVVRGEPGATADQVKTALMGAYTDLATDGEYEQGKRYAELAELLYSTGKAPGDVMRALGESQKKLAAARLGATPFDELSAVAREEVKRLLLGAGRAFHEHAQREQDPGAFAESLWESADAYDIAGEPREAIAAFTEYIDHATDNDPRRPEAKWRLAQVLQSTRQYASAAERYRELLGGRVPAQAVQGGAWASRSIVPLAQCLLRDDDPANDAEAESLLVSAVDGHVLSPEAREFRDGVIELGRLLYETRRYPEAIERLTEALERYPGDRAADSVRFRLADSYRLSAAQITKQLEQAMPAAERAQLESVRRERLRKSMALMEQYRREIDAKSARVGPLDQAQKRNAMFYLGDCAFELGDYPGAIAAYDAARQMYPNEPASLVAMVQIVNCYVAQGEYDKARTANEAAKRHMERFPQSAWNSPDMPMEREHWQRWLDSSMLLQRQASAEH, from the coding sequence CCTGATGACGGTCGCCGGGGGGCTCCTGGCCGCGGGCGTGGTGGCGGCGTTCCTGAACAAGCCGAAGGCGGATCCCACGGCGCCTCTTAAGGAGGCCCGGGCCCTGATCGAGAAGTCGCAGTTCAAGGAAGCCGTGGCTGTCCTTAACGAGCGAATGGTGCCCGTGGTCAACAGCGGCACCGTCGGGCCCGAACTCCAGGCCGAGATGCTCCGGATGCGGGCCGACGCATCGTTCCGCTGGCAAGAGGCGGGCGGGATCGATGTCGACGAGAACAACCGCCAGATCGTGGCGGACTACGAACGGGTTGAGAAACTCGGAGGCACGCTCTCGCCCCAGGAGGTCTTCCAGACGGGCTGGGCACAGACGAGTCTCGGCGAGTTCACGGCGGCGGCTCGCCGGGCGAAGTCGCTGCCCGACTCCGAGCGTCCCCTGCGCCACCGGATCGTGCGCCGTCTCGTGGATTCCGACCTGGCGAGGGGCGGCGGCGGGTCGGCCCTGACCCTGGACCTGCTCACCGATCTGCTGGCCGAGCCGGCGATCGAGGAGAACGAGCGGGCGTGGGGCGTGGCCAAGCAGGCTCAACTCATGCTTGCCGAGGGGCGCGCGGACGAGGCAATCGGCAAGTTGCTGCGGGAACTGCAGCGGATCGAGCACGCGCCGGCGAGGCAGCGGGCGGAACTGCTTGCGCTGCTCGGCCGCGCGTACATGACCACCGACGACAACGCCGCGGCGCTCCGGCAACTGGAACTCGCTGACGGCATGCTCGATCCGGCGGATCCCATGCGGGGGGACATCGGTGTGATGATCGGCCGGATTATTGAGGTGACGGGGGGTGACCGCCAGGAAGCGATCGATCGGTACCGCTCGGTGGTGTCGGACTTCGGCAAGTCGAGGGCGGCTCTGCCCGCCAAGCTGGGCATCGCTCGCCTCCTCCGGGTCCAGGGACAGAACGAGGAGGCGATCACCACCTTCCGCGAGGTCGTCATGGCGGTGGTCCGCGGCGAGCCGGGGGCGACCGCCGACCAGGTGAAGACAGCCCTCATGGGGGCCTACACCGATCTGGCGACCGATGGCGAGTACGAGCAAGGGAAGCGGTACGCGGAACTTGCCGAGTTGCTGTATTCGACCGGCAAGGCGCCCGGAGATGTCATGCGGGCGCTCGGCGAATCCCAGAAAAAGCTCGCCGCGGCTCGGCTGGGCGCGACGCCGTTCGACGAACTGAGCGCCGTCGCCCGAGAGGAGGTCAAGCGGCTCCTGCTGGGTGCCGGCCGCGCGTTCCACGAGCACGCCCAGCGCGAGCAGGACCCCGGGGCCTTCGCCGAGTCGCTCTGGGAGTCCGCTGACGCCTACGACATCGCGGGAGAGCCTAGAGAGGCCATTGCCGCCTTCACCGAGTACATCGATCACGCGACCGACAACGACCCCCGCAGGCCCGAGGCCAAGTGGCGTCTTGCTCAGGTTTTGCAATCCACGCGCCAGTATGCCTCGGCGGCCGAGCGATACCGCGAACTGCTCGGTGGCCGCGTCCCAGCGCAGGCCGTCCAGGGTGGCGCCTGGGCATCGCGGAGCATCGTGCCGCTGGCGCAATGCCTGCTCCGCGACGACGATCCCGCCAACGATGCAGAGGCCGAGAGCCTGCTCGTCTCGGCCGTGGATGGTCATGTCCTCTCCCCCGAGGCCCGCGAGTTCCGGGATGGTGTTATCGAACTGGGTCGCCTCCTGTACGAGACGCGCCGGTATCCGGAAGCGATCGAGAGGCTGACCGAGGCGCTCGAGCGATACCCAGGCGACCGCGCGGCGGACTCGGTGCGATTCCGGCTCGCGGACAGCTACCGCCTCTCCGCAGCACAGATCACCAAGCAACTTGAACAGGCCATGCCCGCTGCGGAACGAGCCCAGCTCGAGAGTGTCCGTCGAGAACGGCTCCGCAAGTCGATGGCCCTCATGGAGCAGTACCGGCGTGAGATCGACGCGAAGTCGGCCCGCGTGGGGCCGCTTGATCAGGCCCAGAAACGCAACGCCATGTTCTACCTGGGCGACTGCGCGTTCGAACTCGGCGACTATCCCGGCGCCATCGCCGCGTACGACGCGGCCCGGCAGATGTACCCGAACGAACCCGCATCCCTTGTCGCGATGGTGCAGATCGTGAACTGCTATGTCGCCCAGGGCGAGTACGACAAGGCCCGCACGGCGAACGAGGCCGCGAAGCGGCACATGGAGCGGTTCCCGCAGTCCGCCTGGAACTCGCCCGACATGCCGATGGAGCGTGAGCACTGGCAGCGATGGCTTGATTCCAGCATGCTCCTGCAGCGACAGGCCAGCGCGGAGCACTAA
- a CDS encoding flagellar protein FliT encodes MTARQATPDAATREWSPADDPRRWLDAVSGLVSAQCELCREIEAMGDDQSRMVQEDRTEDLISLLAKRQKLVDRLGALGGELAPLRRKWEVFEPRLSPSQRATVTGLADQLAGLIDRISRRDESDRLCLEERRGRIAAELGGVSVGRGAVSAYLPAENRFGGSFHDGEA; translated from the coding sequence ATGACCGCACGGCAGGCAACGCCAGACGCAGCAACACGGGAGTGGTCCCCGGCGGACGATCCGCGCCGTTGGCTGGACGCGGTCTCCGGACTGGTCAGCGCACAGTGTGAACTTTGCCGCGAGATCGAAGCGATGGGAGACGACCAGTCCCGCATGGTTCAGGAGGACCGGACCGAGGACCTCATCTCCTTGCTCGCGAAGCGGCAGAAGCTCGTTGACCGCCTCGGCGCCCTCGGCGGCGAGCTCGCTCCGCTACGACGAAAGTGGGAGGTCTTCGAGCCCCGCTTGTCGCCGTCGCAACGGGCGACCGTGACGGGCCTGGCCGATCAACTCGCCGGCTTGATCGATCGCATCTCCCGCCGTGATGAGTCGGACCGGCTCTGCCTCGAGGAGCGGCGGGGCCGCATCGCCGCGGAGCTGGGTGGGGTGTCGGTCGGGCGCGGCGCGGTCAGCGCCTACCTGCCGGCCGAGAATCGATTCGGCGGTTCATTCCACGATGGGGAGGCCTGA
- a CDS encoding sigma-54-dependent Fis family transcriptional regulator, whose product MSTVLVVDDKELMRDSVAATLTRAGMTVITASSGEAAVELAAKRRPDAIVTDLRMPGMTGIDLLEQVRLIDEDLPVVMMTAFGAVETAVQAVKLGAFDYLTKPFEGDELVVAVKRAIEHARLVRQNAVLKRSGENGGSAEGMGLPPGPAGRRGIDRIIGDSPAIRRVKEQVLAVAESHGTVLIYGESGSGKEIVARAVHDLSPRHSEAYLAVNCAALSESLLESELFGHEKGAFTGAEKLRKGRFELADRGTLVLDEISEVSPRVQAKLLRVLQERTLERVGSSLSIGVDVRVVATSNRDLPRAVGRGEFRQDLFFRLNVLPIHLPPLADRLDDVPLLSQYFLGNVSEREGRPAKRFDDEALSVLMSYSWPGNVRELQNICERAAVLSRDPVIGRSLIESWLTTPAALGAPPPAATPGAGAMIEAKSLGGLVASHRLSGQATDFVAVHDRPLEDIERDAIVRTLGRFNGHRQKAAKALGIGVRTLGLKLKKWKSLNLVEQTL is encoded by the coding sequence ATGAGCACGGTATTGGTGGTGGACGACAAGGAGTTGATGCGCGACAGTGTGGCGGCAACGCTCACCCGCGCCGGGATGACGGTCATCACCGCCTCAAGCGGCGAAGCGGCCGTTGAACTGGCGGCGAAGCGGCGGCCGGACGCCATCGTGACCGACCTTCGCATGCCCGGGATGACCGGGATCGATCTGCTCGAGCAGGTCCGGCTCATCGACGAGGATCTCCCGGTCGTCATGATGACCGCCTTCGGCGCCGTTGAAACCGCGGTGCAGGCGGTGAAGCTCGGCGCGTTCGATTACCTCACCAAGCCGTTCGAAGGAGACGAACTCGTTGTCGCTGTCAAGCGAGCCATCGAGCACGCCCGCCTCGTCCGCCAGAACGCCGTGCTCAAGCGTTCCGGCGAGAACGGCGGCAGCGCAGAGGGAATGGGACTCCCGCCGGGCCCCGCCGGGCGCCGCGGCATCGACCGCATCATCGGTGACTCCCCGGCCATCCGCCGGGTGAAGGAGCAGGTCCTCGCCGTTGCCGAGTCGCACGGCACGGTCCTGATCTACGGCGAGTCCGGCTCCGGCAAGGAGATCGTGGCGAGGGCGGTGCACGACCTGAGCCCGCGCCATTCGGAGGCCTACCTGGCGGTGAACTGCGCCGCGCTGAGCGAATCGCTGCTGGAGAGCGAACTGTTCGGGCACGAAAAGGGCGCTTTCACCGGGGCCGAGAAGCTCCGCAAGGGGCGGTTCGAGCTCGCCGACCGTGGCACTCTCGTTCTTGACGAGATCAGCGAGGTGAGCCCGCGCGTTCAGGCCAAGCTTCTCCGGGTGCTTCAGGAGCGGACCCTGGAACGGGTCGGATCAAGTCTCTCTATCGGGGTCGATGTGCGCGTCGTTGCCACCAGCAACCGCGACCTGCCCCGGGCCGTCGGCCGGGGCGAGTTCCGGCAGGACCTTTTCTTCCGCCTGAACGTTCTCCCCATCCACCTCCCGCCGCTCGCGGACCGGCTGGACGATGTCCCGCTGCTTTCTCAGTACTTTCTCGGAAACGTTTCCGAGCGTGAGGGCCGCCCGGCGAAGAGGTTCGATGATGAAGCTCTTTCCGTGCTCATGTCCTACTCCTGGCCCGGAAACGTGCGGGAACTGCAGAACATCTGCGAACGAGCCGCGGTGCTCTCCCGGGATCCGGTCATAGGCCGTTCGCTCATCGAATCGTGGCTCACGACGCCCGCCGCACTCGGGGCGCCCCCCCCGGCCGCGACGCCCGGCGCCGGCGCGATGATCGAGGCCAAGTCGCTCGGAGGTCTTGTCGCCAGCCACCGATTGAGCGGGCAGGCAACGGACTTCGTCGCCGTGCACGATCGGCCCCTCGAGGACATCGAGCGTGACGCGATCGTCCGAACCCTCGGCCGCTTCAACGGCCACCGCCAGAAGGCCGCCAAGGCGCTCGGAATCGGGGTCCGCACCCTCGGCCTGAAACTCAAGAAGTGGAAGTCTCTCAACCTCGTCGAGCAGACGCTCTAA
- the flgC gene encoding flagellar basal body rod protein FlgC: MFGALDISTSGMIAQRTRLETLAANIASKDVLEDANGNYAPYQRRIAVFAPGDPSASSPSGRALGVHVSEIALSDDLRRRYDPTSKWADAEGYVMTPNIDPVIEQINMIEASRAYEANVAAAEATKAMTAQALRLIA, translated from the coding sequence ATGTTCGGCGCCCTCGACATCTCGACCAGCGGCATGATCGCACAGCGGACTCGCCTTGAGACGCTCGCCGCGAACATCGCCAGCAAGGACGTCCTGGAGGACGCCAACGGCAACTACGCCCCATACCAGCGCCGCATCGCGGTCTTTGCCCCCGGAGACCCCTCCGCTTCCAGCCCCTCCGGCCGTGCCCTCGGCGTGCACGTTTCCGAGATCGCACTCTCCGACGATCTCCGCCGCCGGTACGACCCGACAAGCAAGTGGGCCGACGCCGAGGGGTATGTGATGACCCCGAACATCGACCCGGTGATCGAGCAGATCAACATGATCGAGGCATCACGGGCCTACGAGGCCAACGTCGCCGCCGCCGAGGCGACCAAGGCGATGACCGCCCAGGCCCTGCGCCTGATCGCATAG
- the fliE gene encoding flagellar hook-basal body complex protein FliE: MTDPLGLIRGAGVGGAAGVGGPSPFRPQTSTPATTPDGASFKDVLMENLRQVNELQQEATTAIEDLSTGKRNDLEGVLLATQKADTAFRMMLAVKNKVAAAYDEIKQLRV, translated from the coding sequence ATGACCGATCCACTTGGGCTGATTCGCGGTGCGGGAGTGGGGGGGGCCGCCGGCGTCGGCGGGCCGTCGCCGTTCCGCCCGCAGACCTCGACGCCCGCGACCACGCCCGACGGCGCCAGCTTCAAGGACGTGCTGATGGAGAACCTGCGGCAGGTCAACGAGCTGCAGCAGGAAGCGACCACCGCCATCGAGGACCTCTCGACCGGAAAGCGGAACGACCTTGAGGGCGTCCTGCTCGCCACGCAGAAGGCCGACACGGCGTTCCGCATGATGCTCGCGGTCAAGAACAAGGTCGCCGCGGCGTACGACGAGATCAAGCAACTCCGCGTCTAG
- the fliG gene encoding flagellar motor switch protein FliG — protein MPRKPNDKLPDSPSELDGLTKAAILLMTLEAAVAGELLKKLPPEAIEEVTRELAGLGRVPDHLRRAVVEEFYSVSIASEYVNEGGLDYAKVLLKQSLDSTVADRVVQQIQTQVQKTPFSFLQKAESENLLTFIQEEHPQTIALITCHLAHHKAAEILSGLPLQKQIEVIKRIANMEQTNPEVIREVEKGLESRLSNMLLQSMEKAGGIPTVSEILNLADRATEKSIMEGLEAEDPELVEEIRRLMFVFEDIKLVDDKGIQTILKEIDNDELSLALKTASPELQQKIFGNMSERAAALIKEDMQYMGPVRVSDVESAQQRIVDIVRRLEDAGEIIIAGRGGESELIV, from the coding sequence ATGCCCCGCAAGCCAAACGACAAACTGCCCGATTCTCCGAGCGAGCTCGACGGGCTCACCAAGGCGGCGATCCTGCTGATGACGCTCGAAGCGGCGGTGGCGGGCGAACTCCTCAAGAAGCTGCCGCCCGAAGCCATCGAGGAGGTCACCCGGGAGCTCGCCGGCCTGGGCCGGGTGCCGGACCACCTCCGCCGCGCCGTGGTCGAGGAGTTCTACAGCGTCTCGATCGCAAGCGAGTACGTGAACGAGGGCGGCCTCGACTACGCCAAGGTGCTGCTCAAGCAGTCACTGGATTCCACCGTTGCCGACCGGGTCGTCCAGCAGATCCAGACGCAGGTGCAGAAGACCCCGTTCTCCTTCCTTCAGAAGGCCGAGAGCGAGAACCTCCTCACGTTCATCCAGGAGGAGCACCCGCAGACCATCGCCCTGATCACCTGCCACCTGGCGCACCACAAGGCCGCGGAGATCCTCAGCGGCCTCCCGCTCCAGAAGCAGATCGAGGTCATCAAGCGCATCGCCAACATGGAGCAGACCAATCCGGAGGTCATCCGCGAGGTGGAGAAGGGACTGGAGAGCCGTCTCTCCAACATGCTGCTCCAGTCGATGGAGAAGGCGGGCGGCATCCCGACGGTCTCCGAGATCCTCAACCTCGCCGACCGCGCCACAGAGAAATCGATCATGGAGGGCCTCGAGGCCGAGGACCCGGAACTCGTCGAAGAGATCCGTCGCCTGATGTTCGTCTTCGAGGACATCAAGCTCGTCGACGACAAGGGCATCCAGACCATCCTTAAGGAGATCGACAACGACGAGCTCTCGCTGGCGCTCAAGACCGCATCCCCCGAGCTCCAGCAGAAGATCTTCGGCAACATGTCCGAGCGGGCCGCCGCGCTCATCAAGGAGGACATGCAGTACATGGGCCCGGTCCGCGTCAGCGACGTCGAATCAGCGCAGCAGCGGATCGTCGACATCGTGCGCCGGCTCGAGGACGCGGGCGAGATCATCATCGCGGGCCGCGGCGGCGAATCGGAGCTCATCGTCTGA
- a CDS encoding FliI/YscN family ATPase — MSVLSPQIETVARLQPMRVTGRVIALRGLVVLVGDLPLPVGSLVNVAGALGEVVGFDGKHSVIMMLAGTSGIRAGDRVLGLQSAPTVAIGHRLLGRCIDGLGRPIDGAGPVTGTTPRLIDPEPLGAMSRRRITEPMHTGVRAIDLFTTIGRGQRLGIFAGPGVGKSTLLGSIARNAASDVNVVALIGERGREVGDFIAHSLGPAGLARSVVVVSTSDESPLMRIRAAMVACAAAEHFRDQGAQVLLMMDSVTRLAHAQRQIGLSVGEPPATRGYTPSVFSLLARLLERAGALAPRPGHPVGGSITGLYTILVEGDDMTEPVADAARGILDGHLMLSRSLAQRAHFPAIDVLDSVSRVADDVTDDIHRAARRQIIRLMAAYREVEDLVQIGAYAKGSSTESDVAIRYHQVIGDLLRQGSGEREAFEAGRARMVKIALEAGAALAAPTRKA; from the coding sequence ATGAGCGTCCTCTCGCCCCAGATCGAAACAGTGGCCCGCCTCCAGCCGATGCGGGTGACCGGCCGGGTGATCGCGCTTCGCGGCTTGGTCGTCCTCGTCGGCGATCTCCCGCTCCCGGTTGGATCGCTGGTCAACGTCGCGGGTGCTCTCGGCGAAGTCGTCGGATTCGACGGCAAGCACTCGGTCATCATGATGCTCGCGGGAACATCGGGCATCCGCGCCGGCGATCGCGTGCTCGGCCTGCAGTCCGCGCCGACCGTCGCGATCGGGCACCGCCTGCTTGGCCGGTGCATCGACGGACTCGGGCGTCCGATCGACGGCGCCGGACCGGTCACCGGCACCACCCCCCGCCTGATCGACCCCGAGCCGCTGGGCGCCATGTCCCGCCGCCGCATCACCGAGCCGATGCACACCGGTGTCCGCGCCATCGACCTGTTCACCACCATCGGCCGCGGCCAGCGCCTGGGCATCTTTGCTGGGCCCGGTGTCGGGAAATCAACGCTGCTCGGCTCCATCGCACGCAACGCGGCCTCCGACGTCAATGTCGTGGCGCTCATCGGCGAGCGCGGCCGGGAAGTCGGGGACTTCATCGCCCACAGCCTCGGGCCCGCCGGTCTCGCCCGCTCCGTCGTCGTCGTCTCCACCAGCGATGAATCTCCCCTGATGCGGATCCGCGCCGCCATGGTCGCCTGCGCCGCGGCCGAGCACTTCCGTGATCAGGGAGCCCAGGTCCTGTTGATGATGGATTCCGTCACACGCCTGGCCCACGCGCAGCGCCAGATCGGGCTGTCTGTCGGCGAGCCTCCCGCCACCCGGGGCTACACGCCCAGCGTTTTCTCGTTGCTCGCGAGGCTGCTCGAACGCGCCGGAGCACTGGCCCCTCGACCCGGTCACCCAGTCGGCGGATCGATCACCGGGCTCTACACCATCCTCGTCGAGGGGGACGACATGACCGAGCCGGTCGCCGACGCGGCCCGCGGCATCCTCGACGGCCACCTCATGCTCTCCCGCTCCCTCGCTCAGCGGGCTCACTTTCCCGCGATCGACGTGCTCGACTCGGTCAGCCGCGTCGCCGACGACGTCACCGACGACATCCACCGCGCGGCCAGACGCCAGATCATCCGGCTCATGGCCGCCTACCGCGAAGTCGAGGACCTGGTCCAGATCGGCGCGTACGCCAAGGGCTCCAGCACCGAATCGGATGTGGCAATCCGCTACCACCAGGTGATCGGCGACCTGCTCCGCCAGGGTTCTGGCGAGCGGGAGGCGTTCGAGGCGGGGCGCGCCCGGATGGTCAAGATCGCGCTGGAGGCCGGCGCTGCGCTCGCCGCCCCGACTCGAAAGGCATGA
- the fliJ gene encoding flagellar export protein FliJ, with amino-acid sequence MSRFVFELESVLALRQRQEKDRQRAVAAIQRERVVIEEKISGYQRQIALAKQAMRAQLSSASPAGGVAVSSVRMEAVAVSHMMVLAQRAVLDLAAVHARLEAARTELVRAATARKAVETLRSRRFERWRLEQSRKETAAMDEIGSLLTDRRRREAEGTT; translated from the coding sequence ATGAGCCGCTTTGTCTTCGAGCTTGAATCCGTTCTTGCCCTGCGGCAGCGCCAGGAGAAGGACCGCCAGCGGGCAGTTGCCGCCATTCAGAGGGAACGGGTGGTGATCGAGGAGAAGATCTCGGGATACCAGCGGCAGATCGCCCTCGCCAAGCAAGCAATGCGGGCCCAGCTCTCATCCGCCAGCCCCGCGGGCGGTGTCGCGGTGAGCAGCGTGCGGATGGAGGCCGTCGCAGTCTCCCACATGATGGTGCTCGCGCAGCGGGCGGTGCTCGACCTCGCCGCCGTGCACGCCCGCCTCGAGGCCGCCCGGACCGAACTCGTCCGCGCCGCCACGGCGCGCAAGGCCGTAGAAACCCTGAGATCGCGTCGATTCGAACGCTGGAGGCTCGAACAATCCCGCAAGGAGACCGCGGCCATGGACGAGATCGGCAGCCTCCTGACCGACCGCCGGCGCCGCGAAGCGGAGGGCACCACATGA
- a CDS encoding flagellar hook-length control protein FliK, translating to MPRFDETLAAASEPSEKLTRPQVEEAAPSAETDDPAQSPLDEAQEQAEATPIDADTPSSSTEQPSKSEPDAAAEQLQTEPQPESSARLEQPLTIQGLNRLLLSGLHPGPAPSRLGSTVPDQTPAPNARSTREREPAQASDSRSHPPAPESSASKEDTAQCDTPREAESAAAQTAESAPGRTATERRDPSDAEPPSKSLPPLESATRSPSLPPQPAAAAVLPAATPKAVTASSRAESLPAIGAPSAASRLRWIGGAPPNQPTAPAAPQSDVESAFAAQLSRGLTAAMARKDGSVTLRIEPEHLGHLRIQVGMKGGSVTAQFEASTPQARDLLGKSMAMLKSSLEARGLEVDRLHVQVAVRPEAPAATSPHPAPGAVDPEPAWNAAQQAPFWSDAGTGGHAGSQSEQHQGDAERSHASSESWSDDGESPPRPGPTDRSFADARLYLGIDTLA from the coding sequence ATGCCCCGGTTTGATGAAACGCTCGCCGCCGCCTCTGAGCCCTCCGAGAAGCTCACTCGCCCCCAAGTCGAAGAGGCTGCTCCCTCCGCAGAAACCGACGACCCGGCGCAATCCCCGCTCGATGAAGCGCAGGAACAGGCAGAGGCCACCCCCATTGATGCGGACACGCCCTCCTCGTCCACTGAGCAGCCCAGCAAGAGCGAGCCCGATGCGGCCGCCGAGCAGCTCCAGACAGAACCCCAGCCGGAGTCCTCGGCCCGTCTTGAGCAGCCGCTCACCATCCAGGGCCTGAATCGGCTTCTCCTGAGCGGCCTGCACCCCGGCCCCGCGCCGAGTCGACTCGGCTCCACCGTGCCAGATCAGACGCCGGCGCCAAATGCTCGCTCCACACGCGAGCGGGAACCTGCTCAGGCCTCGGACTCTCGCAGCCATCCGCCCGCGCCGGAGTCTTCCGCTTCCAAGGAGGACACGGCCCAGTGTGACACCCCCCGCGAAGCCGAGAGCGCCGCGGCGCAGACCGCCGAATCCGCGCCCGGGCGAACCGCGACAGAGCGGCGCGACCCCTCGGATGCCGAGCCGCCGAGCAAGAGCCTGCCACCGCTCGAATCCGCAACGCGCTCCCCTTCGCTCCCGCCCCAGCCCGCCGCCGCGGCAGTCCTCCCCGCCGCGACCCCCAAGGCCGTGACTGCCTCGTCGCGGGCCGAGAGCCTTCCGGCGATCGGCGCCCCGTCAGCCGCTTCTCGCCTTCGTTGGATCGGCGGGGCTCCTCCTAACCAGCCCACTGCCCCCGCGGCGCCCCAGAGCGACGTCGAATCCGCCTTCGCCGCGCAACTCTCCCGCGGCCTCACCGCCGCGATGGCGCGCAAAGACGGCTCCGTTACCCTTCGGATCGAGCCCGAGCACCTCGGCCACCTGCGCATCCAAGTCGGCATGAAGGGCGGCTCGGTTACCGCCCAGTTCGAGGCATCCACGCCACAGGCACGCGACTTGCTCGGGAAGTCAATGGCGATGCTAAAGTCGTCGCTCGAAGCCCGCGGTCTGGAGGTGGACCGCCTTCATGTACAGGTCGCGGTCAGGCCGGAGGCCCCCGCGGCCACCTCCCCGCACCCGGCACCCGGTGCGGTGGATCCTGAGCCCGCGTGGAACGCGGCGCAGCAGGCGCCCTTCTGGTCCGATGCCGGCACGGGCGGACACGCAGGGAGCCAATCGGAACAGCATCAGGGCGACGCGGAGCGGAGCCACGCGTCAAGCGAATCGTGGTCGGACGACGGCGAATCGCCGCCGCGCCCCGGTCCTACCGACCGCTCATTCGCTGATGCCCGCCTGTACCTGGGGATCGACACGCTGGCCTAG